One genomic segment of Chitinophaga sancti includes these proteins:
- a CDS encoding DUF3829 domain-containing protein → MRTFICSSLVIAMFVSSTSCNNTSGKKPGASEYSENAAESASHIIEYTNLIVDMSNKHNSYLEDVVNNTTKLEEALKHPNDHYRFITINKPFSAPDFQQFNQKVKIDEPVKELSSPDKKFFKDSITKYQGLFATMQATNNRMHEYITAEDYKDDKGAKGYAIIDTLRGQIAQLHSLKNAIVKKVEVVADASEQIILKDSPLKDYIIAMKKDMANIRSFIDLLGSEEKYAGIEAKAKARYDSLEKAQAEHAQINIDNAKKANEDHSFNTFYDDFHKLLLNARKRMRDAGEKGHIESYDLESLDSDYDSLVRDYNNFNS, encoded by the coding sequence ATGAGAACATTTATCTGTTCATCCCTTGTCATTGCTATGTTCGTTAGTAGCACATCCTGTAATAATACCAGCGGCAAGAAACCCGGCGCTTCCGAATACAGCGAAAACGCTGCTGAATCAGCCAGCCATATTATTGAATACACGAACCTGATCGTTGATATGTCGAACAAACATAACAGCTACCTGGAAGATGTTGTAAACAATACTACCAAACTGGAAGAAGCTCTCAAGCATCCTAATGACCACTATCGTTTCATCACGATCAACAAGCCATTCTCTGCACCGGATTTCCAGCAATTCAATCAGAAAGTAAAAATCGACGAACCTGTAAAGGAGCTCAGTTCTCCCGACAAAAAGTTCTTCAAAGACAGCATTACGAAGTACCAGGGGCTTTTTGCCACTATGCAGGCGACAAACAACCGTATGCACGAGTACATCACTGCTGAAGATTATAAAGACGATAAAGGTGCGAAAGGATACGCTATTATCGATACACTTCGTGGCCAGATCGCTCAATTACATAGTCTGAAAAACGCTATTGTAAAGAAAGTTGAAGTAGTAGCTGACGCAAGCGAACAAATTATTCTAAAGGATAGTCCGTTGAAAGACTACATCATAGCGATGAAAAAGGATATGGCAAATATCCGTTCTTTCATCGACCTGCTGGGTAGTGAAGAAAAATATGCTGGTATCGAAGCGAAAGCCAAAGCCCGGTATGATTCACTGGAAAAAGCACAGGCTGAACATGCACAGATCAATATCGACAATGCGAAGAAAGCAAACGAAGATCATAGCTTCAATACTTTCTACGATGATTTCCATAAACTGCTGCTGAATGCCAGAAAACGTATGCGTGATGCTGGTGAAAAAGGTCACATTGAGAGTTATGACCTGGAATCACTGGATAGCGATTACGATTCATTGGTGAGAGATTATAATAATTTCAATAGTTAA
- a CDS encoding RtcB family protein, with amino-acid sequence MNKINGADLIAAGFKQGKIVGEALAVIEAHLSDMDHASLIALMSNLRSAPEMYLDHPVLEDLATKMIEEASAPVDTTIPLNDKAADYKIYGEAAIDPGAIKQMDFAMRLPVTVGGALMPDAHQGYGLPIGGVLAAKGAVIPYGVGVDIGCRMALSIYDIPDTALDEKKLKKILLDETRFGAGHGFHGKYRAEHAVLDNDAFNMTPFVKQLKDKAWSQLGTSGGGNHFVEFGVIEFAQRDEALNINAGKYLALLSHSGSRGFGATVAGYYTRLAKDLCKLPKEAANLAWLDMNTAEGQEYWMAMNLAGDYAAACHEVIHRKVAALVGGQLLATVENHHNFAWKEQLNGEEVIVHRKGATPAGKGVMGIIPGSMAAPGFLVRGKGEEAAINSASHGAGRQLSRTRAEKEISKVDMTAVLAANNVTLIGAGLDEAPMAYKDIHTVMAAQEALVDVVAMFSPRIVRMADDGSKED; translated from the coding sequence ATGAACAAGATTAATGGAGCTGATCTAATTGCAGCAGGTTTTAAACAAGGTAAAATAGTAGGTGAAGCGCTGGCTGTGATCGAAGCGCATTTAAGCGATATGGACCATGCAAGCCTTATTGCATTGATGAGTAACCTGCGATCAGCACCAGAAATGTACCTGGACCATCCGGTGTTGGAAGACCTGGCGACTAAAATGATTGAAGAAGCCTCTGCCCCTGTGGATACCACTATACCCCTGAATGATAAAGCTGCTGATTATAAGATCTATGGTGAAGCTGCCATCGATCCGGGTGCCATTAAACAAATGGATTTCGCTATGCGGCTGCCGGTAACAGTAGGTGGTGCGTTGATGCCCGATGCACATCAGGGTTATGGTCTGCCAATCGGCGGTGTATTAGCTGCCAAAGGCGCTGTGATCCCTTATGGTGTAGGCGTGGATATTGGATGTAGAATGGCACTGTCCATCTATGATATTCCGGATACAGCCTTGGATGAAAAGAAGTTGAAAAAGATCCTGCTGGATGAAACAAGATTTGGTGCAGGACATGGTTTTCACGGTAAATATCGTGCAGAACACGCCGTACTGGATAACGATGCATTTAATATGACACCTTTTGTAAAACAACTAAAAGATAAAGCCTGGTCCCAACTGGGTACATCAGGTGGCGGTAACCACTTCGTGGAATTTGGTGTGATTGAATTTGCGCAGAGAGACGAAGCGTTGAATATAAATGCAGGTAAATACCTGGCGCTGTTATCACACTCCGGTTCCCGTGGTTTTGGTGCGACAGTTGCCGGTTATTATACCAGACTGGCCAAGGACCTGTGTAAACTGCCAAAAGAAGCAGCTAACCTGGCATGGTTGGATATGAATACGGCAGAAGGTCAGGAATACTGGATGGCGATGAACCTGGCTGGTGATTATGCGGCAGCATGTCACGAGGTGATACACCGTAAAGTTGCAGCCCTGGTAGGTGGCCAGTTGCTGGCAACTGTGGAGAACCACCATAACTTTGCATGGAAGGAGCAATTGAATGGTGAAGAAGTGATCGTGCATAGAAAGGGTGCAACGCCGGCAGGTAAAGGTGTGATGGGTATCATACCGGGTTCTATGGCTGCGCCTGGATTCCTGGTACGAGGTAAGGGAGAAGAAGCGGCGATTAACTCAGCGTCCCACGGTGCGGGTAGACAATTAAGCCGTACAAGAGCGGAAAAAGAGATTTCGAAAGTAGATATGACAGCGGTACTGGCAGCTAATAATGTGACATTGATCGGTGCAGGTCTGGACGAAGCGCCAATGGCGTATAAGGATATCCATACAGTGATGGCGGCACAGGAAGCGTTGGTAGATGTGGTGGCAATGTTCTCGCCTCGGATTGTGAGAATGGCGGATGATGGAAGTAAAGAAGACTAA
- a CDS encoding ParA family protein — protein sequence MPIISIAIQKGGAGKTTTSINLGAALAKAGKKVLLVDADPQANLSQSLGVPPEPAQNLYTELKREMTGEGSQIRDAIINFKEGLDIVPSSIELAGAELELVSVYGREQVLGWLLQPVAADYDFILIDCPHAVGMLTVNALACSDYVLIPLPAEFLPLKGVYSFMQHFQTIRKKLNPKLNLLGMVLTRFDERKTMNQQVRQELTEKYDGKVFGTVIRTNMQLAKAQEAGKDIFSYDPLANGAKDYDRLATELLSKL from the coding sequence ATGCCTATCATTTCCATAGCCATCCAAAAGGGAGGTGCGGGTAAGACCACTACCTCCATTAATCTTGGTGCCGCACTGGCAAAAGCCGGTAAAAAAGTGCTGTTGGTAGATGCCGATCCACAAGCCAACCTCTCTCAATCACTGGGTGTGCCGCCGGAGCCGGCGCAAAACCTGTATACTGAATTGAAGCGGGAAATGACAGGAGAAGGTAGCCAGATCAGGGATGCGATTATCAACTTCAAAGAAGGACTGGACATTGTTCCATCGTCTATTGAACTGGCAGGTGCAGAACTGGAACTGGTGAGTGTATATGGCAGAGAACAGGTACTTGGCTGGCTCTTACAACCCGTGGCTGCTGATTACGATTTTATTCTCATTGATTGTCCTCATGCTGTAGGAATGCTCACTGTGAATGCGCTGGCTTGTAGTGACTATGTGCTCATTCCACTGCCGGCAGAGTTTCTGCCGTTGAAAGGGGTATATAGTTTTATGCAGCACTTTCAGACGATCAGAAAAAAGCTGAACCCCAAACTTAATCTATTGGGCATGGTCCTCACCAGATTTGACGAGCGGAAAACAATGAACCAACAAGTCAGACAGGAACTGACTGAAAAATATGATGGTAAAGTATTTGGCACAGTGATTCGTACTAATATGCAACTGGCCAAAGCACAGGAAGCAGGCAAAGATATCTTCAGTTATGACCCACTGGCCAATGGTGCAAAAGATTACGACAGACTGGCAACGGAACTACTTAGTAAATTATAA
- a CDS encoding SMI1/KNR4 family protein: MSTIIGPDWDKQNPATEQDIQSLEAAFGSIPEDYKKLLLQSNGSSLRGKKTPFIIYSVSEVLALFREKDLYKFIPQSLVFGGDGGGTIYCFDLRPGKEQAVFFIREEDAGYEPNAYNYVVFNGTTLTDTIQRIVNNEKLN, encoded by the coding sequence ATGAGTACAATTATTGGTCCCGACTGGGATAAACAAAACCCGGCTACGGAGCAGGACATACAATCGCTGGAAGCTGCTTTCGGGAGTATCCCGGAAGACTATAAAAAACTGTTGTTACAATCCAATGGCAGTAGTCTGCGTGGTAAGAAGACGCCTTTCATCATCTATTCCGTATCCGAAGTGCTGGCATTATTCAGAGAGAAAGATCTGTATAAATTCATTCCGCAATCTCTTGTTTTTGGTGGGGATGGTGGGGGTACTATTTATTGTTTTGACCTGCGCCCGGGAAAGGAACAGGCAGTATTTTTCATCAGGGAAGAAGATGCCGGTTATGAGCCGAATGCATACAATTATGTAGTGTTTAATGGCACGACACTTACTGACACCATTCAGCGCATTGTCAACAATGAAAAGCTCAACTAA
- a CDS encoding DUF6799 domain-containing protein, translating into MKKLLILSASMLLMTASATFAQTPMTDTAMHHHNGMHKMKDCVAMKGGKVWVMKDGQKSEMTQTMTMTDGTMVMADGTVKNKDGKTWMLKDGEMIDMNGKVMMKDKMKKAKSDGMK; encoded by the coding sequence ATGAAAAAACTACTTATTTTGTCCGCCTCTATGCTGTTAATGACAGCCAGTGCCACGTTTGCACAAACTCCCATGACGGATACTGCTATGCATCACCATAATGGTATGCACAAGATGAAAGACTGTGTAGCCATGAAAGGAGGCAAAGTGTGGGTAATGAAAGATGGTCAGAAGTCTGAAATGACACAGACCATGACCATGACTGATGGTACAATGGTAATGGCAGACGGTACTGTTAAAAATAAGGATGGCAAAACGTGGATGCTGAAAGACGGGGAGATGATAGATATGAACGGTAAAGTAATGATGAAAGATAAAATGAAAAAAGCCAAATCAGACGGTATGAAATAG
- a CDS encoding DUF4157 domain-containing protein, giving the protein MEKATPTSVATPAKTNTPFFGKEGGEDFFSGSDFFADVQRCACDEQEEEIQRCACDEQEEEIHTKTEEQKPDPAPEPPPPPAAPTEPVKESEEEEEDPESKEEVQKKPIFETEAPNDIQRSCRECEEGEVVYRQPATNIQLLNDVKPDGSRESIITAARTMLDKIQAKNNDGSGKRVGAQYLLEIFHLAAPGVWDDTTIENIGGQLPSWCGIFAVWAHKKAGKNIGDWQMGKGVSAFHTLTQTTVPQPGDIGYIDQPYQHHCIVVKVEGDTVYSIDGNSGLFSEVKENAKPLSNYSGFFTAFATSTSSAVQTKLTVGQPDDIYEKEADSVASQVIQRMATPTIQRSIAPVKIQRKPIFESNSPEHLQRKCAACEQKEKMLQKKGGPSAAPPSVESTLAGSKGSGSPLPSHIQQSMGSAMGADFSGIRIHTDSSAVQMNKDLHAQAFTHGNHIYFNSGKYNTAHSSGQHLLAHELTHTIQQGAAGKAINLLTAEEQTSHANDVYDALDGWTSSNDSAIILSKFQGLGANDVDAILNAVAAKAEENVLYVYDWLSSDCVTSDWKALLRIFIQVQSTQITELIAKEVLNRLNGYTSDDDSKEIRELLTGPTGGTMDNILSEMETQGNSLPDDMAVFLFGDLQDLDAHYLSLAFFGSGSVKALEYATHWYAYKIKNLISGWTSMADSHSILLNFRRLPNHMARVAVYAKLGELTQAEWNETAAFSLMDDMQQGDYNTLRSELLPELPVYSIERNFLRQAWDFITDVGDYLIGFVEYVVCGVAGVIAGIFDAIASIVSGIVDLAAGIVHFCGWLLFKASGGAICRESADKVHDFVASIGQAFNAPGEMISRMWEETKLEASLIEGPFEECQLAIFWVRKVTNFVVNIVLLIVAGYGAVKAALEAIETIKTISTFGEFLTKVGEVPIRLLRSMRQLPPSLASGAARIVSTIRNIDEIISAVRTTIGFIRLAIADENFFTNLRAAGTELARERLAAEREFWRRRREIWRGATDAQETRLGGIENATDDAIATADTNRQAAEAQILEAETEANTTRTAANATETEVRTGQPVDEPNRPVTPDVPNPEALAWEQSLSPETRAMLDADPDLRRMWHNMDPDVRRALTYCNSPCIPVNISPQNLTKVHNLITRLNLSSDDRALREYLHMFRDNQTDLANAIDALNGVTNGTELQQFMDNRLISAIQARAGVTLRRGVGGLWEYTRADGVVIREFEFNTHGFLTDNRGTSNFFQSHHGIQDAWARERFAGMGVYGRDDAPALLLRTRNFADGARGTPHGLINDLQGARRATVATRTFAEERAFLVSDMNAIGVPASVQGPYLAEVDAYFGRIYNTLRTTLTNDQLTAIFGTWTP; this is encoded by the coding sequence ATGGAAAAAGCTACCCCAACATCTGTCGCGACTCCCGCGAAAACAAATACCCCCTTTTTTGGAAAAGAGGGCGGGGAGGATTTTTTTTCGGGGTCTGATTTTTTTGCTGATGTGCAAAGATGTGCCTGTGATGAGCAGGAGGAAGAGATTCAAAGGTGTGCATGCGACGAACAGGAGGAAGAAATTCATACTAAAACAGAAGAACAAAAACCAGATCCTGCTCCAGAACCACCTCCACCACCTGCCGCGCCTACAGAACCGGTAAAAGAATCGGAAGAAGAGGAGGAAGACCCGGAATCAAAGGAAGAAGTTCAAAAGAAACCCATCTTTGAAACCGAAGCGCCCAATGATATACAACGCAGTTGCCGGGAATGTGAAGAAGGGGAAGTAGTATACCGCCAACCTGCTACAAACATCCAGCTCCTGAATGATGTAAAACCTGATGGCAGCCGTGAATCTATCATCACCGCGGCCAGAACTATGCTGGATAAAATCCAGGCCAAAAACAACGATGGCAGTGGCAAAAGAGTGGGTGCCCAATACCTTTTAGAAATCTTTCACCTCGCCGCCCCCGGGGTATGGGATGACACCACCATCGAAAACATCGGCGGTCAGCTTCCCTCCTGGTGTGGCATCTTCGCTGTTTGGGCACATAAAAAAGCAGGCAAAAACATAGGTGACTGGCAAATGGGTAAAGGTGTGTCTGCCTTCCATACCCTTACCCAAACCACTGTTCCTCAACCAGGTGATATCGGTTACATCGACCAACCCTACCAGCACCACTGCATAGTGGTAAAAGTGGAAGGCGACACCGTTTACAGCATCGATGGTAACAGCGGCCTTTTCAGTGAAGTGAAAGAAAATGCCAAACCACTCTCTAACTATTCCGGCTTTTTTACAGCCTTTGCGACCAGCACGAGCAGTGCGGTTCAAACCAAACTCACCGTCGGCCAGCCCGATGACATATACGAAAAAGAAGCTGATAGTGTCGCCTCCCAGGTCATTCAGCGTATGGCAACTCCTACCATTCAGCGCTCCATTGCTCCCGTAAAGATCCAGCGCAAGCCCATCTTCGAAAGCAACAGCCCTGAACACCTGCAAAGGAAATGTGCCGCCTGTGAACAAAAAGAAAAGATGCTGCAAAAGAAAGGTGGGCCATCAGCAGCACCGCCTTCCGTAGAATCTACACTTGCCGGAAGCAAAGGCAGTGGTAGCCCGCTTCCTTCACACATACAACAAAGTATGGGTAGTGCTATGGGCGCAGATTTCAGTGGTATCCGAATTCATACGGATAGCAGCGCTGTACAGATGAACAAAGACCTGCATGCACAGGCCTTTACCCATGGCAATCACATTTACTTCAACAGTGGCAAGTATAACACGGCTCATAGCAGCGGTCAGCACCTGCTGGCACATGAGCTGACACATACCATTCAACAAGGCGCTGCTGGGAAAGCGATCAACCTGCTCACCGCAGAAGAACAAACTTCTCACGCCAATGATGTATACGATGCACTGGATGGCTGGACTTCCAGCAATGACAGCGCCATTATCTTATCCAAATTCCAGGGACTGGGTGCGAATGATGTAGATGCTATACTGAACGCCGTAGCTGCGAAGGCAGAAGAAAATGTACTATATGTGTATGACTGGCTCAGTTCTGATTGTGTTACTTCTGACTGGAAAGCATTGCTCCGCATCTTCATACAGGTACAATCTACCCAGATCACTGAACTCATTGCAAAAGAGGTGTTGAATCGTCTGAATGGCTACACCTCTGACGACGACAGCAAAGAGATCAGGGAACTGCTTACGGGGCCTACCGGTGGTACGATGGACAACATTCTCTCAGAGATGGAGACACAGGGGAATTCCCTGCCTGATGATATGGCAGTCTTCCTCTTTGGGGATTTGCAGGATCTGGATGCGCACTACCTGTCGCTCGCCTTCTTTGGGAGTGGCAGTGTAAAAGCCCTGGAATACGCCACTCACTGGTATGCCTATAAGATTAAAAACCTTATTTCAGGCTGGACCAGCATGGCAGACAGCCACTCTATTTTACTCAACTTCCGCCGGTTGCCCAATCACATGGCACGAGTGGCAGTATATGCCAAACTTGGGGAACTCACACAAGCCGAATGGAATGAAACCGCCGCCTTCTCTCTCATGGACGATATGCAGCAGGGAGATTACAACACCTTACGCAGTGAATTACTCCCCGAACTGCCTGTGTATAGTATTGAAAGAAACTTCCTCCGGCAGGCATGGGATTTTATCACTGATGTAGGTGATTACCTGATTGGTTTTGTAGAATATGTAGTTTGTGGAGTAGCTGGTGTCATCGCCGGTATTTTTGATGCCATTGCAAGCATTGTAAGTGGCATAGTTGACCTCGCGGCAGGTATTGTACACTTCTGCGGCTGGTTACTTTTTAAAGCCAGCGGCGGGGCTATATGCAGGGAATCTGCTGATAAGGTACACGACTTCGTCGCTTCTATCGGTCAGGCATTTAATGCGCCCGGTGAAATGATTTCCAGGATGTGGGAAGAAACCAAACTGGAAGCCTCTCTTATCGAAGGTCCATTTGAAGAATGTCAGCTCGCGATCTTCTGGGTGAGAAAGGTGACTAACTTTGTGGTAAACATAGTCTTACTCATTGTTGCTGGCTATGGTGCCGTCAAAGCGGCGCTTGAAGCCATCGAAACCATCAAGACCATCAGCACATTCGGTGAGTTTCTCACAAAAGTGGGCGAGGTACCTATCCGTTTACTGCGCAGCATGCGACAATTGCCCCCCAGCCTTGCCAGCGGTGCAGCCAGGATCGTGAGTACTATCCGTAATATTGATGAAATCATTTCGGCAGTCCGAACCACGATAGGCTTTATCCGACTCGCAATAGCTGATGAAAACTTCTTTACCAACTTACGTGCTGCAGGTACTGAACTGGCCAGAGAAAGACTCGCCGCAGAAAGGGAGTTCTGGCGTAGGCGTCGTGAGATATGGCGAGGTGCCACTGATGCACAGGAAACACGCCTGGGAGGTATTGAAAACGCCACTGATGATGCGATTGCCACAGCCGATACCAACCGCCAGGCTGCCGAAGCGCAGATACTAGAAGCAGAAACAGAAGCCAATACTACCAGAACTGCCGCCAATGCGACTGAAACTGAAGTAAGAACAGGGCAACCAGTCGATGAACCCAACAGACCTGTTACTCCTGATGTTCCGAATCCGGAAGCACTGGCATGGGAACAGAGCCTGAGTCCTGAAACCCGTGCCATGCTCGATGCCGATCCTGACCTCCGCAGGATGTGGCACAACATGGACCCTGATGTACGTCGTGCACTTACCTATTGTAATTCCCCTTGTATACCTGTCAATATTTCTCCACAGAATCTGACCAAGGTACATAACCTCATCACCAGGCTCAACCTGTCTTCTGATGACCGTGCACTCAGGGAATACCTGCATATGTTCAGAGACAATCAGACAGATCTTGCCAACGCCATCGACGCACTCAATGGTGTCACCAATGGAACAGAGCTGCAGCAATTCATGGACAACCGCCTCATTTCAGCGATACAGGCCAGGGCAGGTGTAACGTTGCGCAGGGGTGTTGGCGGATTGTGGGAATATACCCGGGCTGATGGCGTTGTGATCCGTGAATTTGAATTCAATACCCACGGGTTCCTGACTGACAACAGGGGTACGAGCAACTTCTTCCAATCACATCACGGTATACAAGATGCCTGGGCAAGGGAACGCTTTGCAGGTATGGGGGTCTATGGCAGGGATGACGCTCCGGCTTTGTTACTGAGAACACGTAACTTCGCCGACGGCGCCCGTGGTACCCCACATGGATTGATCAATGACCTGCAGGGTGCCAGAAGAGCAACGGTCGCTACCCGCACCTTTGCAGAAGAAAGAGCCTTCCTGGTAAGTGATATGAATGCAATAGGCGTACCTGCCAGCGTGCAGGGGCCTTACCTGGCAGAAGTGGATGCCTACTTTGGAAGGATCTACAATACACTCAGAACAACTTTAACCAACGATCAGCTGACTGCTATCTTTGGCACATGGACCCCATAA
- a CDS encoding contractile injection system tape measure protein produces the protein MAAEQPHMIRRQMLALKFPKSAPAFEWQHEMSRYYHHHLVPLLEKACNELCVEGEVIQLDSVTIDLGILRIKDMRAGKSEEIIYALLLEQLRKHIPTALRISAKAGNTIRLSVARQWLFYMQKGYLPWNTLKADSVWYNHVLEAFATDFHMVTLLRELLLHDPVVLQRVITDHPAPFLIQLLEILTATSQSNILTVFHELATLKAFSKSEDPSGFRPSSSYSIPVVMRHQLWKLIFKMAAGIHGKNLSTSQVAAAYIQQEEIAMKISIAELSEVVINVLPVCFPLLKEMTVSNVLPPIAPNSQNNAISIEHEDDTIPSDGIFLINAGLVLLNPFLSTFFKKLGLLKNNAFADITAHEKALYLLHYLATGETETPEHALVVPKLLCAWPLGKNLAQEIVLTPEECEEADNLLEVVIEHWEKLQNTSVDALRGSFLQRNGKIFTLNEQTYIQVEQQPLDILLDYLPWSISHIRLPWMKNILRVEWR, from the coding sequence ATGGCAGCGGAACAACCCCATATGATCCGCAGGCAGATGCTGGCTTTGAAATTTCCAAAGTCAGCACCTGCTTTCGAATGGCAGCACGAAATGAGCAGGTATTACCATCATCATCTGGTGCCGCTGTTAGAAAAAGCATGCAATGAACTTTGTGTAGAAGGCGAAGTAATACAACTGGATAGTGTTACCATTGACCTGGGCATTCTACGTATCAAAGACATGAGGGCAGGTAAAAGCGAAGAAATAATCTATGCACTCCTGCTGGAACAACTGCGAAAGCACATTCCCACCGCATTGCGTATTTCAGCAAAGGCAGGCAATACCATCCGCCTGTCTGTCGCGCGGCAGTGGCTATTTTACATGCAAAAAGGGTACCTCCCATGGAATACATTAAAGGCAGACTCCGTTTGGTACAATCATGTACTCGAAGCATTTGCTACTGACTTCCACATGGTCACGTTACTCAGAGAACTGTTATTGCATGATCCTGTCGTATTACAGAGAGTGATCACTGATCACCCAGCTCCTTTTCTGATTCAATTATTGGAAATATTGACTGCCACCAGTCAGTCGAATATACTAACCGTATTTCATGAACTGGCTACGCTCAAAGCTTTTTCAAAAAGTGAAGATCCGTCCGGTTTCCGCCCATCATCATCTTATTCCATTCCTGTTGTTATGAGGCATCAGCTCTGGAAACTGATCTTTAAGATGGCTGCAGGAATCCATGGAAAAAACCTCTCCACATCTCAGGTAGCAGCGGCTTACATACAGCAGGAGGAAATTGCAATGAAAATATCTATAGCGGAATTAAGTGAAGTGGTAATAAACGTACTACCGGTATGCTTTCCCCTATTAAAGGAAATGACCGTTTCAAATGTACTTCCTCCTATTGCCCCCAATTCACAAAATAACGCAATCAGTATTGAACATGAAGATGACACCATCCCATCCGATGGCATCTTCCTCATCAATGCCGGACTTGTCCTGCTCAATCCCTTCCTTTCCACCTTCTTCAAAAAACTAGGCCTGTTAAAAAATAACGCCTTTGCAGATATCACGGCACACGAAAAGGCATTGTACCTGCTGCATTACCTCGCTACAGGTGAAACCGAAACCCCTGAACATGCCTTAGTAGTGCCCAAGTTACTCTGCGCATGGCCATTAGGTAAAAACCTTGCACAGGAAATTGTATTGACACCCGAAGAATGTGAAGAAGCAGACAACCTGCTGGAAGTGGTGATCGAACACTGGGAAAAACTACAAAATACATCTGTCGATGCATTGAGAGGTAGCTTTCTGCAACGCAACGGAAAGATCTTTACCCTCAATGAACAAACCTATATACAGGTTGAACAACAACCCCTCGATATACTTTTAGATTACTTGCCATGGAGTATCAGTCATATCCGGCTGCCATGGATGAAAAATATTTTAAGAGTTGAATGGCGATGA
- a CDS encoding ATP-binding protein encodes MQVLQAYAKVLSGLISHRMQTPEADLIINVPIDMDQEDPFLQFIKAHSLTTYEQLLLFMALIPHLQPDYFDTEIQKYLPGKGDFPQIGGTRSKQSRGFLPTGETALFLLGGNDWSARMEIQQIFWPDHFFSRSKVLWLEEMPGGEPTMSGRLLLSQDHINIFTHGKPVPPHFSSSFPAKPVTTELTWDDLVISNDLKSQIDELMSWVNLNAKLMSRWDMEKRLRKGYRALFYGPPGTGKTFTAGLLGKYTGKDVYKIDLSMIVSKYIGETEKNLELLFSRAEDKGWILFFDEADALFGKRTNVRDAHDKYANQEVSYLLQRIEDYNGLIILATNMKNNIDDAFIRRFNAILKFTFPDANERALIWRRTFPSKSTFIGGDIPDMVKRYELAGGSILNVVHYACLKAIEKHTDDKEELEIYVNDVLDGIKREFVKEGKPF; translated from the coding sequence ATGCAGGTATTACAGGCGTACGCCAAAGTTTTGTCAGGATTAATCAGTCATCGCATGCAAACGCCTGAAGCTGATCTGATCATTAACGTTCCAATCGATATGGATCAGGAGGATCCATTCCTCCAATTTATCAAAGCACATTCATTAACTACCTACGAACAGTTATTACTCTTCATGGCCCTCATCCCCCATTTACAACCCGACTACTTCGATACTGAAATACAGAAATATCTTCCGGGCAAAGGCGACTTTCCTCAAATAGGCGGTACCCGTAGTAAACAAAGCAGGGGCTTTCTTCCCACAGGTGAAACAGCATTGTTCTTACTAGGTGGCAATGATTGGAGTGCAAGAATGGAAATACAACAGATCTTCTGGCCAGATCATTTCTTCAGCCGTTCAAAAGTACTCTGGCTGGAAGAGATGCCGGGGGGTGAACCAACGATGAGCGGGCGATTGCTGTTATCACAGGATCATATCAACATCTTTACTCATGGCAAACCAGTCCCCCCCCATTTCAGTAGTAGCTTTCCGGCCAAACCAGTAACAACCGAATTAACATGGGATGACCTGGTCATCAGTAATGACCTGAAATCACAGATTGATGAACTTATGAGCTGGGTCAATCTCAATGCGAAGCTGATGAGCAGATGGGATATGGAAAAACGCCTGCGCAAAGGATACAGAGCACTCTTCTATGGACCACCGGGTACAGGAAAAACATTTACAGCAGGATTGTTAGGAAAGTATACCGGCAAGGACGTGTATAAAATAGACCTCTCTATGATTGTGTCTAAATACATCGGTGAAACAGAAAAGAATTTAGAATTATTATTTAGCCGTGCTGAAGACAAAGGATGGATTTTATTCTTCGATGAAGCAGATGCACTCTTTGGAAAACGCACCAATGTGCGGGATGCGCATGACAAATACGCCAACCAGGAAGTGTCTTATTTATTACAGCGTATTGAAGACTACAATGGACTGATCATTCTCGCTACCAATATGAAGAATAATATAGACGATGCATTTATACGTCGTTTCAATGCGATCTTAAAATTCACTTTCCCCGATGCCAATGAGCGGGCCTTGATATGGCGAAGAACTTTTCCATCTAAATCTACATTTATAGGCGGGGATATTCCTGATATGGTTAAACGATATGAACTTGCAGGAGGTAGCATTCTGAATGTAGTGCACTATGCCTGTCTGAAGGCAATTGAGAAACATACAGATGATAAGGAAGAACTGGAAATTTATGTCAATGATGTACTGGACGGCATCAAACGGGAATTTGTAAAAGAAGGCAAGCCCTTCTGA